In a genomic window of Gloeocapsopsis dulcis:
- a CDS encoding endonuclease domain-containing protein translates to MSDTYSTNIQHILSEALTSAGIDHIQNHCLDGYYLNFAFPGHKLIVEVDSNKYSGNLYKKAEQKADDQERDARLNQLGYQVIRYSNQAVKNSTKGVVLSIQRHLLACQAQKA, encoded by the coding sequence TTGAGTGATACTTACTCTACTAATATTCAGCACATCCTTAGTGAAGCACTAACCTCCGCCGGTATAGACCATATACAAAACCATTGTCTTGATGGTTACTATCTTAACTTTGCTTTTCCTGGTCATAAGTTGATAGTTGAGGTTGATAGCAATAAGTACAGTGGCAATTTGTACAAAAAAGCTGAGCAAAAAGCTGATGACCAAGAGCGAGATGCTCGCCTTAATCAACTTGGCTATCAAGTCATAAGATACTCTAACCAGGCAGTGAAGAATAGTACCAAAGGTGTTGTCCTAAGCATCCAGCGTCATTTGTTGGCTTGCCAAGCTCAAAAAGCCTGA